Below is a genomic region from Lepidochelys kempii isolate rLepKem1 chromosome 5, rLepKem1.hap2, whole genome shotgun sequence.
caatggagcttcacCAATTTACACTGAGGAAAAGATTGACATCAACTGATACAAGGCAGATTATTCACATATACCCCATTCCCCCACTTTGTATTCATGCTCACACAACTCAGCGAGGCCTATGTGTAGTGACTTTTCGGAGATTAATTTTAGGTCattctccaaagtcaaacttatAAAGGTTCTCTGTGCTGCAGCTGAGCAATTATTGAGTAAAGGAGTGATTGAGGTGGGCAGGGGATCCAAACACAGCATAAAATTGACCGACAAAGACACCATCTGAGGGAGGTGGAAAAGCAACTGGTTGTATTTACTATTTCTCTGTAGCTTCTTAGTGAGCATCATAGGTTCATACTAGCTACTACAGGCTGAAACTGTGGCTGAACCATGTACTTTTTGAGCACACTTGTCCAAGTGCTGAATTGTCTCTAGCTGTGTGTTCCCTCTCTCTCGCTCATGCAAATTATGTAGAATCCTGAACTTTGTATTAACATAAGAAAaagcaaattctctgctggcataactcccCTGAATTCAGCAAGAAATTTAGTCAATAGTGTGTGTGTAATGCTGTAGGTAACAGTACAAGCTCATTTCTTAGAGCAAATGACAATTAACTGCAactattaactaaaaaaaaagaaacaatagaTTAGTGCAATGACAGACTTACATTAACTGATTCTGTTGATTGTGCATGGTTTGCCGGTTCAAATGCATATTGTAATCAATAGCAGCCAAAAAACATCTTGCTCTGTACACTGGATAGGAGTATTCAAAACTTTTGGGAGCATACATATGCACATGCTGCTGAAACTGTTCCAGATCAAATGTGgatctttataaaaataaatatatgatTTGTTTTTCAGAACATCTTTAACATATTACTAAAATTATCAGGAAGACACTATATAACTTGCACAGAAATATTAATGAAGTGTAGAAAGACTTTTTCTTTTATTAGCAAGTAACTTTTCCTCAAGTTACAATTGTTACATTTAAAATTCACTTAGCTTCAACTGTGTTACGTGGTTTAGTACTACTAAATGAGAGTTTGAATGATTTAGTATATATGCAAAACTACCTTTTTTGGCACACAGTCTACATTCATTTTTAGTAGGAAGGGAAGAGAATAATTTGGAGGAAACAAAGACAGCCTAACATCCACAATTCAAATTCGTTATACCTAAACTGTAGAAAGTATGGGATGTTTCTCAGAAACTTTTTATCCAAAATTATTCTGCACATTTCAGTGTGAGGTTTGCTTCCCTTTTCTAGCCATTCCTTTTCTCTTTCATCCATTTGAGGACCATGTTTGCACCGTCCCTCAATGATGCCGTTTCCACTAGCCCACTGATGTTCATTGACCACATGATGAACTAAGCCACACCACATTCCCTACAATGTTAAGAAACCATgataataaaatgtaatttactGCAGTAAAATATTGTATTGGAATATTACAATTTAACTCTAAATTACAACTTACAATAAATTTTTCATATGAATTTGCTTCCTTGCAGCAAAACCAGAAATAATTGACAATATCTGAACACCATTGTAAAAGACGGCGACAATCTTTCTGTCTGCTAGCCTGAAAAATAAAGATATGCATAACTATTAAAGACAAAAAGGCTTGCCTGTGTGTGTCCTCTACTTATCTACTGAAATGACATATAGTAAACACTTCTGTAGGCAGAGAGAGTGTCTTCCTGTATTCTGTACAACACCTACCAAATTATGGCCAATGCCATAATATAAACTATCATAATAATAGTACAGCACAGATAATGGAAATATAAGCTTTTCCACATTGCCTGACTGatgtggaaaaaaaaacacctctaaTGATGAGAGATTAGTTCATCTCCAGACCATTCACTCTTTGCCGGTATACTGAGACTGCGATAATGGAGGCCTCTTAGGATCAATTATGGTGGTTTTTCTGCTATGGATACTGAGAGGCAGATCCTAAGTTgatgtaaattgccatagctccaatgacttcagtggtactaaaagtcaacagagctatgacaagttacatcagctgaggatctgtcccatagAAATTAACTGAGATCATCATACATATTTCACAGAACTGACTACATATCCATTAGTGATAGCATTCTACCACAactgacctgggctggatttgaacctgttAAAGACTCTATATCTTATTATCAAACCCCTGAGATATTAAGTCAAATACTATGTTTTGAATGTACTATGATAAATTGTATTATACCATTACAAGTAACTACAAAATACATAGTTATTCTGTACTCAGAGAAATGTTACCTCAATTAATTTATGTCCAAGATTTTTGGCACCACCCCATATGTCATATGAATGGATTACACAGGGGAATTTCTTTGCTGtggataaaaaaaatacataataatTAGATTTATCTTTCATCGCTGTTCAGTTTATTCATAGCTCCTATGTGAAATCAAACCTTTTACTTTTTCAAAATTCATTTATCAGAATTTTCCCCAAATGCACATTGGCAGAGCATATAGAAGACAACTGACTTAAAGCTCAGTGATCACTACAGCAGTTTAACACACCTGGATAATAACAATGTTAAGAAAGGAAGCCTGTTGAACACAAATGTCTGATAGCAGAaacatatataattttttaaaagtacattttataatgccatttaaaataaaagcaaatacaatttagtTTTCAGTCCTTTTTGGACAGCAATATGAAAACTTAATTGTAAAAAGAACAGTTGTTGTAAATTGTTTACATAATTATACATAACAGCTCCTGTAACTTACAAGCATCAGTACTCTATCATGAGTCAGCACTTCTCGTGATTTTTAGGGGTATCACAGATTTCCATCCGCATTAGATACTGTACCCCAAAAATGTAAGATATGtctactctggaaaaaaaaagtgcaatATTAATTTGGGTTCtaacagcagtgaagacatggcttTTTAATAGCTTAAGTTCAAGTTTCTAGGGGAGCCTGAATTTGAATTTAAGTTTCTAATCCAAATTTAAAAGCCAAGCTGCTGtgccttcactgctattttaacctgagttGGCTaacaaacacactttttttttttttgcagcgtAGGCATATCTATAGAAAAAAGCTAGACCTATTATTCCACTTGGGGGTTCTGACAACTTTAACAGACTATTTTAAGATATTTTTCCAAGATTTACATCACCAGAACCTTTGGATGGATtttgattagggctgtcaagtgattataaaaaattaatcacaattaatcactctgttaaacaataatagaataccatttatttaaatatttttggatgttttctacattttcaactatattgatttcatttacaacacagaataaaaagtgtacagtgctcactttatttatttttattacaaatatttgcactgtaaaaaagaaaaaaacagaatttttcaattaacctcatacaagtactgtagtgcaatctcttatcatgaaagttgaacttacaaatgtagaattgtatacaaaaaaaataactgcactcaaaaataaaacaatgtaaaactttagagcctagaactccaatcagtcctacttcttgttcagccaatcattcagacaaagaagtttgtttacatgtgggagataatgttgcccacttcttgtttaaaatgtcacttgaaagtgagaacaggagttcgcatggcactgttgtagccagtgttgcaagatatttacataccggatgcggtaaagattcatatgtcccttcatgcttcacccaccattccagaatacatgcttccatgctgatgaagggTTCTGCCCAATAACAATACAAAGCAGCGTGGAATgatgcacattcattttcatcatctgagtcagatgccaccaacaaaagattgattttcttttttggtggtttgggttctgtagtttccacatctgagtgttgctcttttaagacttctgaaaacatgctccacacctcgtccctctcagattttggaaggcaattCAGATTTTTATACcctgggtcaagtgctgtagctatctttagaaatctcacattggtaccttctttccATCTTGTCAAATCTGaagtgaaagcgttcttaaatcGAACAACATGTGcagggtcatcatccaagactgccataacacaaaatatatggcagaatgtaggtaaaacagaacaggagacatacaattctccctcaaggagttcagtcacaaatttagttaatgtatttttttttttaaatgagcaacatcggcatggaagcatgtcctctggaatagtatCCAAAacatgaagaggcatacgaatgtttagcatacttggcacataaatacctagcaatgcctgctacaacagtgccatgcgaacacctgttctcattttcaggtgacatttgtaaataagaagagggcagcattagcgcccgtaaatgtaaacaaacttgtttgccttagtgattggctgaacaagaagtaggactgagtggacttgtaggctctaaagttttacattgttttgtttttgagtgcagttatgtaaccaaaaaaaaaaaaaatctacattgttAAGTTACACTTCCACGATAGAGACTGCACTATAGTACatatatgaggtgaactgaagaatactatttcttgtgtttatcatttttacagtgcaaatatttgtaataaaaataataatataaagtgagcactatacactttgtattctgtgttctaaatttaaacaaaatatttgaaaatgtagaaaaacttccaaaatatttaataaatgtcaattgctTAATTATATTCTATtaaatattctattgtttaatagtgcaattaaaactgcaattaatcatgatttttttgagttaatcacgtgagctAACTGCGATAAACAGACAGCCCTAATTTTGACCCTTATGTATGGCTTGAAATACATTATACTTCGTGTTATCTGACTTAGCTGAAATTCTAGTTACATAATTAAAGTAGTATAGTAGAAAAATAATACAGAAGTAAGCCTTAAAAGTACACTGTCAACTACAGAGTTTTAAAACTGGTTGAAAActttctgttaaaaatgtttttcaacagaaaattgtattttttactacatttttttctcacagaaaatttcaatttttcggctgaaaaccaaaatatcttGATTTATGAATGCTCCTGCAGTGCCTCCTTGGAGATGTACTTAGGttgcctcatgtccccattctcttgTATGGGCCCCACTTTCAGCCATACCacatgatgcaccatggccagAGACTACTATGATATCATACATCCACTTCCTCTGTCCAAGTAGGAAGACCTGAGTACATCATAGGATGGTGAAATGGTCGGATTATGGGTATATAGAGAAGAATGAGAACTTGAGGAgcccaaactacagctcccatgagacAGTACagcagcatttttaatttttgaatttCTGCCGAAAATCAAAAATTTCCAAAGAAAGCCtccccatttttcaaccagctccagcAAAACTTTTTTAGAAACTTGATAGTGAAGTGTCTTTCCTTATGTCCTTCCTATCTGGCAAATACTGATTCTTCCTACCTTGTATATTTAACAGTCTGACATTAAAATGCTggtttttatttccttgtttatGCGCTATCACTGATTAGTTCAGCAGTGCTTTGTGAACAGTGTTAAATACAAATGCTGGAAATCCTTTCCTTCAGAAACAGTcttatggaagtcaatgggactacttgttcGAATAATAATTACTTATTTGTTTAAAGCAAAATCCGGGCTGCTAGGACCAAACTCTCTCTTCAGATACCTATGGGCAATTCCAACTGACATTACTGGGAGTTGCACTCCCAGTTCTGAGGGAAGAAATTTAACCTCCAGGTAGTAAACTACTGGAAGCCAATAGTGGACAGCAACATTAGTAAACATTCTTTTTGCGTTAGTCACACAAAAAAAGGGAACCACAGTTTTAATTCTTCAGAGATTGGTATaatggatttctttttaaaaatacaaattgaaAATCCAGCAGCTATTTTCAAAGAGATGATTTTTCAGGAAAGTAAAATGTTGGGCCTAAACTATCTAACAGTATGCCTTGAACTTACAGAGTTTTGTAGAGCCTTTATAAAAAGTTAAGAATGATAGTTACTTATCAAAGCAGAGATTTGAGAGTGTGAATCAGTAACCACTTCTTTGACCATTAGCTGTTCATCCAACAACTTTTGTAATCCTCTTCGAAAGGCTTCCTTCTCCATAAATGGGGAGTTCAGTTGCGTTTTGCGTTTATCCACTATTTCAATAGCTAAAATTTGTTTAGTTTCTAAATCCATGAATGAGTATACACAATACTGTGCAGAGTGGCCAGGGCCATCCATGTGTCCATCTCCTGCACATTAAGAATTAAATAGAAAAGTTTTATTCTGAGAGAAATAAAACCAAGGTTacttattttaataaatgtattaagaatatttttaaaaaatcaaggaACAAATTTGGATGAGGTATCCAAAAAACAAGTAAGTTTTGAAAGGCTTTATTTACCCATAATGACTACTTCCTTCCCATGTAGTTCCTCTAAAATGTGTTGCTTCATTCGACACCAGAAGGATTCTATAGTTGGAACAATAAAGTGACGTTGCATTCTGAAGAATGTACTTGCACTTACGAATGTCAACTTCATAAAGTTTGCCATTTGTGAAATTTTTCCAAAATTGTTTCCTGACAATATGATTGCAGCAGATAAAGCAAGGTCTCCTGCATGTGTCTGTCCTTTTACCAAGGGTTGAGAAGACCATTCAAATGCTATATGTCCTGCACTACATTTCTAGACGTGTTGAAAGTTAagcaaaagaataaaacaaaaagaaataagtGAGGCCGTGTCCTTATTGTTTGCATTACAACAAGCCACAAGACTAAAAATTAGATCTAGAATTATATGGATAGTTTTAAGGggcacttttaattaaaaaacaaaacaaaacactgataaTAAAGAATCTTACATATATTACTATCAACTCCTTAAAAATTAAAGAATTTTAGAAATCCAATGAACTCATTACTATTTATGCTTTTTATTTACTGTTTACATGTCTCTCAActggaacaataaaaaaaaaaaaaaaccaatgaatttgtttagcttcttgTAAAGTCACCTTCACTTTCCAGTTCTTAGTGTTACAACGCCAGGGTTTCAAAGAGACTGCAGGGATAATATTtgcttatttcatttttttttttattctggaaatatttttattggtCTTCAGTTTTTTGAAAGCTTGACTTTACAATATATACATTTTGGACCCTATTTAAGTATGTCCACTCAATGATAGGATATGATATATGATAAAATAAAAGATATAGAAAAGCTCACATCGGAAAACATAGGGACTTATCTTGTACACCTTTACTTACGTAAGTAGTCCTTACTCATCTGAGTAACCCCATTGGGCTCAACGTAATTACTTTAGCAAGTGAGAACTACTGACCAAATTAGGATATGCAGAAACAGGCCCGAGGATATTAAAAATAAGCACTAAGGTCTCACTCCTGTAATTAGACCCATGTGGGCTGACCTTTGTGGAAGTAATTATTTTCAAAAGGATACTGTGCAGGATCCATGGGGTTTCATTTAAGTCAGTGAAACTCCACAGGGCTCTGCACATAGATATAAactataagggttggaagggacctcagaaggtcatctagtccaaccccctgctcaaagcaggaccaatccccaaattttgccccagatccccaaatggccccctcaaggattgaactcacaaccctgggtttagcaggcca
It encodes:
- the LOC140911675 gene encoding uncharacterized protein isoform X1, giving the protein MSSSSSSSSSPSPPPRRPGRPTIYSPSEKKRRRKSLERKRAQSRICIREQIGRWMSLRETLNVFSHAEVAKFLLDLYDSYENRDVCKESEVKIQAVDGNSTLNAEEDVPETSLTAGTERLPCEDLEDESTDSSGEDCTIDNDYDLSKSFSSVKHLKNVSIAEDILSITDECDDGSQGDFIETFEETTHDMTLDDTQDISHEKIHIVYERSLLQLAKKIVVPKCMFCAGEVDISVQPVSSCVHLIWKCSAGHIAFEWSSQPLVKGQTHAGDLALSAAIILSGNNFGKISQMANFMKLTFVSASTFFRMQRHFIVPTIESFWCRMKQHILEELHGKEVVIMGDGHMDGPGHSAQYCVYSFMDLETKQILAIEIVDKRKTQLNSPFMEKEAFRRGLQKLLDEQLMVKEVVTDSHSQISALITKKFPCVIHSYDIWGGAKNLGHKLIEASRQKDCRRLLQWCSDIVNYFWFCCKEANSYEKFIGMWCGLVHHVVNEHQWASGNGIIEGRCKHGPQMDEREKEWLEKGSKPHTEMCRIILDKKFLRNIPYFLQFRSTFDLEQFQQHVHMYAPKSFEYSYPVYRARCFLAAIDYNMHLNRQTMHNQQNQLIYRRIYHRKSGRWTLVPKKENKHYVYIDDIMEEIFQRRLGI